A region of Saimiri boliviensis isolate mSaiBol1 chromosome 10, mSaiBol1.pri, whole genome shotgun sequence DNA encodes the following proteins:
- the ICA1 gene encoding islet cell autoantigen 1 isoform X3, whose product MSGHKCSYPWDLQDRYPQDKSVVNKMQQKYWETKQAFIKATGKKEDEHVVASDADLDAKLELFHSIQRTCLDLSKAIVLYQKRICFLSQEENELGKFLRSQGFQDKTRAGKMMQATGKALCFSSQQRLALRNPLCRFHQEVETFRHRAISDTWLTVNRMEQCRTEYRGALLWMKDVSQELDPDLYKQMEKFRKVDTEN is encoded by the exons CAGTTATCCCTGGGACTTACAGGATCGATATCCTCAAGATAAATCAGTTGTAAATAAGATGCAACAGAAGTATTGGGAAACAAAGCAGGCCTTTATTAAAGCCACagggaagaaagaagatgaaCATGTTGTTGCCTCTGATGCAGACCTGGATGCCAAACTAGAG cTGTTTCACTCAATTCAGAGAACCTGTCTGGACTTATCGAAAGCAATTGTACTCTATCAAAAGAGGATATGTT TCTTGTCTCAAGAAGAAAACGAATTGGGAAAATTTCTCCGATCCCAAGGCTTCCAAGATAAAACCAGAGCAGGAAAGATGATGCAGGCGACAGGAAAGGCCCTCTGCTTTTCTTCCCAGCAAAG GTTGGCCTTGCGAAATCCTTTGTGTCGATTTCACCAAGAAGTGGAGACTTTTCGGCATCGGGCCATCTCAGATACTTGGCTGACGGTGAACCGCATGGAACAGTGCAGGACGGAATATAGAGGAGCACTATTATGGATGAAGGACGTGTCTCAGGAGCTTGATCCAGACCTCTACAAGCAAATGGAGAAGTTCAGGAAG